The following proteins are encoded in a genomic region of Phaeodactylum tricornutum CCAP 1055/1 chromosome 1, whole genome shotgun sequence:
- a CDS encoding predicted protein yields the protein MLPLTRRSLSAASRTRACTGWSRTGNIWNLTESRLYTSSASSLLLSKDVTGDKRLYLHVGPAGDCWTGSSIFAAKHLQPDYVKSVVLPNNLSTAVVDAMLDVLESDPAMAHEIYDTQILPENLLERVQEKEDVR from the coding sequence ATGCTGCCGCTCACCAGGCGCTCGCTCTCGGCTGCTTCTCGAACTAGAGCATGCACCGGCTGGTCGCGGACTGGGAATATATGGAATCTTACGGAATCCCGGCTCTATACATCATccgcgtcgtcgttgttgttgtccAAGGACGTAACCGGTGATAAAAGACTGTATTTGCACGTCGGGCCGGCGGGTGATTGTTGGACCGGATCATCCATCTTCGCCGCCAAGCACTTGCAGCCGGACTACGTCAAATCCGTAGTTTTACCCAACAATCTATCCACTGCGGTGGTAGACGCCATGCTTGATGTATTAGAAAGCGACCCCGCCATGGCGCACGAGATCTACGATACGCAGATTCTACCCGAAAATCTCTTGGAACGAGTccaagaaaaggaagatgTTAGATAG